The Deinococcus gobiensis I-0 genome includes the window GAAACGAGAACCCCATCTCGTTGCCTACGGTGAAGAGGAGTTCTTCCCGGAGAACGCGTTGCAGGCCGCGGGTTTCAGCGTCATCAGTGCCCATACGAAGATGACCGGCCCGCTCCCCACTGGGCAGATTGAGCTTCCCGCTGGTTACCGCCTGGTGCCCCTGGACGAGGTGCAGGAGATTCACGACCGTCTGCTGGCTCAGGAGGCGTACCTGGATCAGCCTGGCCATACGGTGGCCACGCTGGACGCGGTGGTGCCGAACGCCTATGGGTCGGATGATCGCCTCGGTTTCCTGGCCTACGCTGCTGGGGGCCCACCGGTCGGGGTGGTGCGGGTCTGGTTGGAGGACGGCGAACTCTCGCTGGGGAACCCTGGCGTCCACCACGCACACCGGGGAACTGGGCTGCGGCAAAGTCTCTTGCTGGCGGCCTGTGCGGCGGCACGGCAGCGGGGGGCCACACGACTGGTGGTGCAGTCCTGGGGCGAGACCG containing:
- a CDS encoding GNAT family N-acetyltransferase, whose amino-acid sequence is MALLQNALKREPHLVAYGEEEFFPENALQAAGFSVISAHTKMTGPLPTGQIELPAGYRLVPLDEVQEIHDRLLAQEAYLDQPGHTVATLDAVVPNAYGSDDRLGFLAYAAGGPPVGVVRVWLEDGELSLGNPGVHHAHRGTGLRQSLLLAACAAARQRGATRLVVQSWGETEADRRADQELGLQLETSVPIYGTRR